The window CCGCTCGCACTACGCACCCATTGGCTCAGTCGTCATTCTGGGACCAAACAACTTTCCCTTTGCCTTCAATGGCGTCTCAGGAGGAGACTTCGCAGCCGCGATTGCCGCGGGATGCCCAGTCATCGCCAAGTCGCATCCACTTCACCCCGGCACCACTAAAATCCTCGCCGAATGCGCCGCACGAGCGCTGAGAGCAAGCAAACTTCCCAAGGCAACCGTGCAGATGCTCTACAACATCTCGAACGTGGATGGCCTGCGGCTCGTCGCCGACCCCAGAGTCGGCGCAACTAGCTTTACGGGGAGCAGAGCTGGTGGGTTGCGCCTCAAAGCCGCAGCCGATGCTGCCGGCAAGCCAATCTATCTTGAGATGTCGAGCCTCAACCCAGTGGTCCTGCTGCCAGGAGCGATCGCCGAGCGCGGAGAAAAACTGGCGGGCGAACTTGCAGACAGCTGTCTCGCAGCTTCGGGACAGATGTGCACCAGCCCAAACCTGATTCTGGCCATTGCCGGTGATGCAACCAGCAATCTTGCGCGAGCGCTCGCTGAAACGTTGCAATCGCGCCCGTCCGCGCCTCTATTTTCCGAGGGCGGACTCAAGGCTTTGGATGAAGGAGTGAAGTGGATCGCCAGTGCCGGCGCGGAGATCGTCACCGGAGGCGCCCGTGTTGAAGGAGAAGGTTGGCGCTACAAAAACACAATGATGCAAATCTCTGGAAAAGACTTTCTTGCTGAACCGGAGAAGCTTCAGCATGAGGCCTTCGGCAACGCGACACTCTTCATCACGCTGAATGACGTTCCGCAACTCGTCCAATTGCTCGAAACGCTGGAGGGAAATCTTACCGGCAGCATCTACTCCAGCAGCGTCGGCGCAGATGACCATCTGTACGACGCGGTCGCGCAGGCGCTCCGATTCCGAGTAGGCCGTTTGCTCAACGACAAGGTGCCCACAGGCGTTGCGCTTTCGCCTGCAATGGGGCATGGCGGACCTTTCCCCTCTACCTCTCATCCAGCTTTCACCGCTGTCGGAATTCCGCGCTCGATACTTCGTTTCGGAGCACTGCACTGCTACGACAATGTGCGGGAGGAACGTCTTCCCGACGCGCTTCGCAATCAAACAACCTTGCCCCACATATGGCGCACGGTGGATGGCACGATGATCCGAGGGTAGCGAGACGATCTGAAATGTAGTTGACCATATAGCGAGGGGCTTCAATTCAGGACATATCACTCACCTCCGTACTTGAATCTTCGGACTTCGAACTCAGCGCCGTCGCCACGCATGCGCCAGGCCCTTCCGGCTTTCTACCCATTACGGCGGAGATGCTGCTCAATCAACCGTCCGGCAATCTCTTCGGCCTAAGCCAAAACGTCGGCATGGGATGGGATCCCATGCGTCTTCTTGGCCCTGAGGTTCTCATTCTCAGCACGCATGGCGGCCTACGCGCCGAAGACGGTAGTCCTATCGCACTTGGCTTCCACACCGGCCACTGGGAGGTCGGCTCTCTCGTCGCCGAGGCCGCTCGCGAACTCAAGGCACTCGACGCTGTCCCATTCGCTGGAGCCTGCACAGACCCCTGCGATGGCCGCACGCAAGGCACCACTGGCATGCTCGACTCCCTTCCCTTTCGCAACGATGCCGCCATCGTCCTGCGTCGACTCATGCGTTCGCTGCCAACCCGCAGCGGAGTTCTCGGCATCGCCACCTGCGACAAAGGCCTGCCCGCAATGATGATGGCGCTCGCTTCCGCGGGGGATCTACCCACCGTCCTCATCCCCGGCGGCGTTACCCTGCTGCCGGAAGATGGTGAGGATGCCGGCAAGGTCCAGACCATCGGCGCGCGCTACGCCCAGAAACAGATCACTCTCGAATACGCCGCTGAAGTCGGGTGCCGTGCATGCGCCACTCCTGGCGGAGGGTGCCAGTTCATGGGCACCGCCGCCACCGCACAGGTCGTGGCAGAGGCGCTGGGCCTCTCACTACCGCACTGTGCTCTCGCCCCCTCAGGTCAACCCATCTGGCTCGATGCCGCTCGCCGGTCCGCTCGCGCTGTTTTGCGCCTGAAACAGTTACATATTGGAACCAGCACTATCCTTACGGATGCCTCCATCCAAAACGCCATGACCCTCCACGCTGCCTTCGGAGGGTCCACGAACCTGCTTCTTCACATCCCCGCCATCGCCCACGCCGCGAAGCTTCGCCGCCCCAAAGCCAGCGATTGGGCCCATACCAATCGTCAGGTCCCTCGTTTAGTCGACGCTCTTCCCAATGGCCCCTCAAACTACGCCACCGTTCAGGTCTTTCTCGCTGGTGGAACGCCCGAGGTCATGCTTCATCTTCGCCGCGCGGGACTGCTCGACACCAGAGTAAAAACCGTCTCCGGCGAAACTCTCGACACTTGCCTCGACTGGTGGCAGGACAGCCCCCGCCGCCATACCCTTCGCAAGAACCTTCGCGACCAGGACGGCATCGACCCCGATGATGTCATCATGTCCCCTGATCGAGCGCGCTCACGTGGCCTCACCTCCACCATCTGCTTTCCCGTCGGCAACCTTGCTCCTGAAGGCTCCGTGATCAAGAGCACCTCCATCGACGCCTCACTGGTCGACACCAACGGACTCTACCGGCACCTCGGCCCCGCAAAGGTCTTCACAACCGAAACCGCAGCCATCCACGCCATCAAAACCGGCCTCATCGTCGAGCACGATGTCATCGTCCTCATCTGCTGCGGACCAGCCGGTGCCGGTATGCAGGAGATCTACCAGGTCACCTCCGCGCTCAAAGTTCTTCCCTTCTGCAAACACGTAGCGGTTCTCACCGATGCTCGCTTCAGCGGCGTATCCACTGGTGCCTGCATCGGTCATATCTCCCCGGAAGCACTCGCTGGCGGTGCTCTTGGCAGGATCCACGACGGCGACCAGATCGAGATCGTCATCGATCGCACCGCATTGACCGGACAGGTAAATCTCGTCGGTGATTCCACCAAACTTTTCAGCGCCGCAGAGGCAGCCCAGCAGCTCTCTCAACGCGAGCCGCGTTCCGACCTCGCCCCTCATCCATCCCTGCCCGACGACACCCGTCTCTGGGCCGCTCTCGTTCAGGCCAGCGGAGGCATATGGGGCGGATGTGTCTACGACGTCGACGCCATCACCACTCAACTACAACGTGGCCGCCAGACCACCGAGTCCACAACAATCTCAATGCAGAAAGGAACTGCTCTGTGATCCTCTACCGAACCATCCAAGGACATTTTGTTGAGAACAAGGGCGCCTACTATTGCATCGACGAGCTTTCCTTCGACACCCTCGTCGCCCATGAAGACCTTCAGGCCTACCTGACGTCAGCTATAGGCAATACGCCAGCAGTCCCACCGCCCCCGCCCAACACTCTCCTTGCTCCCGTCGACCGGCAGGAGGTCTGGGCCGCCGGAGTCACCTACTACAATAGCCGTCGAGCACGCATCGCTGAGTCCAAAGACGCTGGCGGAGGCGACTTCTACGACCGCGTCTACTCTGCCGAGCGCCCTGAGCTCTTCTTCAAAGCCGCGGGTCATCGAGTATCCGGTCCCAACGCCCCCGTCATGATCCGCCGCGACGCCACCTGGTCCGTGCCAGAGCCGGAGCTCACCCTCCTCATCAATCCTCGCGCCAAAATCATCGGCTACACCATCGGCAACGACATGAGCTCCCGCGACATTGAAGGCGCCAACCCGCTCTATCTTCCGCAGGCCAAGGTCTACGATCGCAGCTGCGCCCTTGGCCCCGGCATTCTCATCCAATCCACTCCCATGCCAACCACGACGCAGATTCACCTTGATATCCTTCGCTCCGGTCAATCACAATTCGCTGGCTCCGTCGCACTCACCGAACTCAAACGAGATCCCCAGACCCTCGTCGAGTATCTCTTCCGCGATCAAAGCTTCCCTCACGGCTGCTTTCTACTCACCGGCACCGGCATCGTCCCGCCCGACACCTTTACCCTCCAAAGCAAAGACGAGATTCGCATCACAATCGACACCATCGGCACTCTCGTAAACGAGGTCGCCTAAGCACCACCAATCGAAACGAACTCTCTCCACCATCAAGGACCTCTTTATCGCGAGCCCATCCACGAAGACGCCAATCCCACGCCGCCGATGGCGCATCGCGTGGCTGCTCGGCTTCGGCGTCCTGGTCAACTACTTTGACCGCGTCAATCTCTCGGTCTCTCACGCAGCCCTCGTTACGACCTTCGGCATCTCCACGGTCACCTTTGGCTACCTGTCCGGCGCCTACAACTGGACCTACGCCATGTGCCAGCTCCCCATCGGCGTCCTGCTCGACAAGCTTGGAATCAAACGCGTCGGTCGCATCAGCATCTTTCTTTGGAGCATCGCCTCCTTCGCCGCTGCCATCACCCCCACCATCGGCGGATTCTTCGGAGCACGCTTCCTCCTCGGCGTCGGCGAAGCACCCACCTTTCCCTCCAACGCCAAAGCCATCGGCCTCTGGTTCCCCTCGCGAGAGCGCAGCTTCGCCACAGCCATCTTCGATGGCGCAGCAAAGTTCGCCTCAGCCATCGGCGTCCCTCTCATCGGCATCCTTCTCATCAAGGTCGGTTGGCGCTGGAGCTTCGCTGTCACCGGCCTCATCAGCCTCGTCTACTTCGCTCTCTTCTGGCGAATCTACCGCGACCCTCAAGACGATCCCGTCCTCACCGCAACCGAACGCGACTACATCGCCACCGACGACCGCATCTTCGCCGCGAACGAATCCGGCCACGCCTCTCTCGGCTACCTCATGCGCCAACCCAAGGTAATCGCCATGGTCCTGGGCTTCGGCTCCTACAACTACATCTTCTATCTGCTTCTCACGTGGCTACCAAGCTATCTGTCATCCGCGCTCCATGTCGATCTTCTGCATTCGTTCCTCTACACCGGCGTACCTTGGCTGGTAGCGACTGCGGGAGACCTCATCGTCGGTGGCTGGCTCGTCGACTTCCTCATTCAGCGCGGGTGGGACGCAAACCGCGTCCGCAAAGCGACCCTCATCCTCGGAACCGCCTGCGGCCTCGGCATCCTCGGTGCAGCCAACACACACAGTCCAGTCACAGCACTCGTCTGGATCAGCGTCTCAATCGGCGGTCTCTCATCCGCAGCCCCCGTAGGCTGGTCCATTCCATCGCTGATCGCGCCGCGCAGCAGCGTCGGTAAGGTCGGCGGCATCATCAATCTCTCAAATCAGGCCTCGGGCATCGCCGCGCCCATCATCACCGGATATCTCGTCGCCGCCCGCCAATCCTTCGCCTGGGCCTTCGGTGTCTCAGCCGTCTACCTGCTCATCGGCATCGCCGGGTACACCTTCCTCCTGGGCAGAATTGAACCCATGCCTTCCGAAACGCAACCGTAGTTCGCCGTCGTTACGCAAAGATCGCCAAAGATATACCCTTATTACACGAGGTTTTAACACTGACGATGAACGCTCTCCTCCTCTCGGAATACAAACATCTGGCAGTGACTACGCTACCCGTTCCTGTTCCCGCACCGACGGACATACTGGTGCAGGTCGCTGCCTGCGGTATATGCGGCAGCGACGTTCACGGATTTGATGGCACTTCGGGACGCCGCATTCCACCTCTAGTGATGGGGCACGAAGCAGCGGGAATCGTCGCCGCGATCGGATCGGAAGTCAGCAAGTTTGCCGTAGGCGATCGCGTGACCTTCGACTCCACGGTCTACTGTGGCGTGTGCGCCTTCTGCCGCAAAGGCGAGATAAACCTCTGCGACGACCGGCAAGTTGTCGGCGTCTCCTGTGGCGACTACAGCCGCGCCGGCGCATTCGCAGAGTACGTTGCCGTTCCCGAGCGAATCGTCTACAAACTCCCGGACACTCTGGGCTTTGCCGAAGCAGCGATGCTCGAAGCAGTCTCAGTAGCGCTTCATGCGGTGGCTGTGTCGAAACTCGAAGGCGGCGAAACAGCACTCGTCATTGGAGCAGGCATGATCGGCTTGCTCACTCTACAAGCCGCTCGCGCTGCTGGATGTTCGCGCGTATTTGTAGCGGATATCGACGCCACACGATTGAAGTCTGCCAACGAACTGGGAGCAGACAAAACCTTGCTTCTGTCTGGCGCGGAACTAACAAAAGAGATTCTGAATCTGACCGAAGGACGCGGCGTCGATGTGGTGCTCGAAGCAGTAGGACGAAATGAGACGATCGCCACCGCAATCGATTCCGTCAGAAAAGGCGGAACGGTGACGCTGATCGGAAACATCACACCACAGGTCAATCTACCCCTACAAAAAGTCGTCTCACGGCAGATTCGCCTACAAGGC is drawn from Edaphobacter lichenicola and contains these coding sequences:
- a CDS encoding aldehyde dehydrogenase (NADP(+)), yielding MKVEQVWIAGEWRDATSTSSFSAVNPSTGAALPEKFPISDWTDCDFALNAAVEAARALRTVSNEDIALFLEGYANEIERSASEIVAIAHAETGLPIQPRLSEAELPRTATQLRQAAAAAREGSWQDVVIDTKTNIRSHYAPIGSVVILGPNNFPFAFNGVSGGDFAAAIAAGCPVIAKSHPLHPGTTKILAECAARALRASKLPKATVQMLYNISNVDGLRLVADPRVGATSFTGSRAGGLRLKAAADAAGKPIYLEMSSLNPVVLLPGAIAERGEKLAGELADSCLAASGQMCTSPNLILAIAGDATSNLARALAETLQSRPSAPLFSEGGLKALDEGVKWIASAGAEIVTGGARVEGEGWRYKNTMMQISGKDFLAEPEKLQHEAFGNATLFITLNDVPQLVQLLETLEGNLTGSIYSSSVGADDHLYDAVAQALRFRVGRLLNDKVPTGVALSPAMGHGGPFPSTSHPAFTAVGIPRSILRFGALHCYDNVREERLPDALRNQTTLPHIWRTVDGTMIRG
- a CDS encoding YjhG/YagF family D-xylonate dehydratase, translating into MSLTSVLESSDFELSAVATHAPGPSGFLPITAEMLLNQPSGNLFGLSQNVGMGWDPMRLLGPEVLILSTHGGLRAEDGSPIALGFHTGHWEVGSLVAEAARELKALDAVPFAGACTDPCDGRTQGTTGMLDSLPFRNDAAIVLRRLMRSLPTRSGVLGIATCDKGLPAMMMALASAGDLPTVLIPGGVTLLPEDGEDAGKVQTIGARYAQKQITLEYAAEVGCRACATPGGGCQFMGTAATAQVVAEALGLSLPHCALAPSGQPIWLDAARRSARAVLRLKQLHIGTSTILTDASIQNAMTLHAAFGGSTNLLLHIPAIAHAAKLRRPKASDWAHTNRQVPRLVDALPNGPSNYATVQVFLAGGTPEVMLHLRRAGLLDTRVKTVSGETLDTCLDWWQDSPRRHTLRKNLRDQDGIDPDDVIMSPDRARSRGLTSTICFPVGNLAPEGSVIKSTSIDASLVDTNGLYRHLGPAKVFTTETAAIHAIKTGLIVEHDVIVLICCGPAGAGMQEIYQVTSALKVLPFCKHVAVLTDARFSGVSTGACIGHISPEALAGGALGRIHDGDQIEIVIDRTALTGQVNLVGDSTKLFSAAEAAQQLSQREPRSDLAPHPSLPDDTRLWAALVQASGGIWGGCVYDVDAITTQLQRGRQTTESTTISMQKGTAL
- a CDS encoding fumarylacetoacetate hydrolase family protein: MILYRTIQGHFVENKGAYYCIDELSFDTLVAHEDLQAYLTSAIGNTPAVPPPPPNTLLAPVDRQEVWAAGVTYYNSRRARIAESKDAGGGDFYDRVYSAERPELFFKAAGHRVSGPNAPVMIRRDATWSVPEPELTLLINPRAKIIGYTIGNDMSSRDIEGANPLYLPQAKVYDRSCALGPGILIQSTPMPTTTQIHLDILRSGQSQFAGSVALTELKRDPQTLVEYLFRDQSFPHGCFLLTGTGIVPPDTFTLQSKDEIRITIDTIGTLVNEVA
- a CDS encoding MFS transporter, with product MPRRRWRIAWLLGFGVLVNYFDRVNLSVSHAALVTTFGISTVTFGYLSGAYNWTYAMCQLPIGVLLDKLGIKRVGRISIFLWSIASFAAAITPTIGGFFGARFLLGVGEAPTFPSNAKAIGLWFPSRERSFATAIFDGAAKFASAIGVPLIGILLIKVGWRWSFAVTGLISLVYFALFWRIYRDPQDDPVLTATERDYIATDDRIFAANESGHASLGYLMRQPKVIAMVLGFGSYNYIFYLLLTWLPSYLSSALHVDLLHSFLYTGVPWLVATAGDLIVGGWLVDFLIQRGWDANRVRKATLILGTACGLGILGAANTHSPVTALVWISVSIGGLSSAAPVGWSIPSLIAPRSSVGKVGGIINLSNQASGIAAPIITGYLVAARQSFAWAFGVSAVYLLIGIAGYTFLLGRIEPMPSETQP
- a CDS encoding galactitol-1-phosphate 5-dehydrogenase, whose translation is MNALLLSEYKHLAVTTLPVPVPAPTDILVQVAACGICGSDVHGFDGTSGRRIPPLVMGHEAAGIVAAIGSEVSKFAVGDRVTFDSTVYCGVCAFCRKGEINLCDDRQVVGVSCGDYSRAGAFAEYVAVPERIVYKLPDTLGFAEAAMLEAVSVALHAVAVSKLEGGETALVIGAGMIGLLTLQAARAAGCSRVFVADIDATRLKSANELGADKTLLLSGAELTKEILNLTEGRGVDVVLEAVGRNETIATAIDSVRKGGTVTLIGNITPQVNLPLQKVVSRQIRLQGSCASCGEYPEAMKLMTSGKIRVDTLITAVAPLSDGPSWFDRLHSGEPNLMKIVLDPRIGAR